In the genome of Paenibacillus sp. FSL R5-0766, one region contains:
- a CDS encoding iron-containing alcohol dehydrogenase, with the protein MRSFQFYNPTRLIFGKGQLEALKTEVPKYGKRVLLVYGGGSIKRSGLYDQVIGLLKEAGAEVTELAGVEPNPRLSTVHKGVDLCKTNNIDLILAVGGGSVLDCSKAIAVGAKYDGDMWDFAQRKAVAQDALPLGTVLTMAATGSEMNSGSVITNQDTQEKLGWGSAYSFPAFSILDPVNTYTVPLDQTVYGMVDMMSHVLEHYFHLDANTPVQLGFCETILRTVMEAAPRLVEDLENYELRETILYCGTMALNGVLNMGLAGDWATHNIEHAVSAVYDIPHGGGLAILFPHWMKHNLDVNEDRFKRLAINVFEVNPEGKSDRQIAEEGIDALSKFWTSIGAPNRLADYDIDDSQIDVMADKAMLFGPFGNFKKLQREDVVSIYKASL; encoded by the coding sequence ATGAGATCTTTCCAATTCTATAATCCAACCCGGCTGATTTTTGGCAAAGGACAACTGGAAGCATTGAAAACAGAAGTGCCGAAATACGGTAAACGGGTTCTGCTTGTATATGGTGGCGGCAGTATCAAACGCAGTGGGCTGTACGATCAAGTGATCGGTTTGCTTAAGGAAGCTGGAGCAGAAGTGACTGAACTGGCTGGTGTGGAACCCAACCCGCGTCTTTCTACGGTGCATAAAGGGGTAGACCTCTGCAAAACAAATAACATCGACCTGATCCTCGCTGTAGGTGGCGGAAGTGTACTGGACTGCTCCAAGGCCATTGCTGTAGGTGCCAAATATGATGGCGATATGTGGGATTTTGCTCAGCGCAAAGCCGTTGCACAGGATGCACTTCCACTCGGTACGGTATTGACGATGGCAGCAACTGGTTCGGAGATGAACTCCGGTTCGGTTATTACGAATCAGGATACTCAAGAAAAATTGGGCTGGGGCAGCGCATACTCATTCCCTGCATTCTCTATCCTGGATCCAGTGAATACATACACTGTTCCACTGGACCAAACGGTATACGGGATGGTGGATATGATGTCTCACGTATTGGAGCATTACTTCCATCTGGACGCCAACACACCGGTTCAACTCGGCTTCTGTGAGACGATTCTGCGTACCGTCATGGAAGCAGCGCCTCGTCTGGTTGAAGATCTGGAGAACTATGAACTGCGCGAAACCATTCTGTATTGCGGAACAATGGCACTGAATGGCGTGCTGAATATGGGTCTCGCAGGCGACTGGGCAACACATAATATTGAACATGCGGTATCCGCAGTGTATGATATCCCACACGGTGGTGGACTTGCGATCTTGTTCCCACACTGGATGAAACATAACCTGGATGTGAATGAGGATCGATTCAAACGTCTGGCAATTAATGTATTCGAAGTGAACCCTGAAGGCAAGTCGGACAGACAGATTGCTGAAGAAGGTATCGATGCACTCAGCAAATTCTGGACATCCATTGGTGCACCTAACCGTTTGGCAGATTACGACATCGATGACAGCCAGATCGACGTAATGGCTGACAAAGCGATGCTGTTTGGTCCATTCGGTAACTTCAAGAAACTGCAACGGGAAGATGTTGTATCCATCTACAAGGCTTCTCTGTAA
- a CDS encoding MSMEG_1061 family FMN-dependent PPOX-type flavoprotein, with product MEKKALNIPLITDAEELQGMVGEPHEHVRNKAISFVDSHVQNFISMSPLFFLSTSDRDGNSDVSPRGDGAGFVKVYDTYRLVYPERPGNRRIDSLLNMLSNPGIGMLFLIPGMNEVLRINGTASITKDEEFIASMGWSGKTIGAAVIVDVEECFIHCPRAFKQAGLWASETWVDAEDLPSTSEMFRAHLEINGLL from the coding sequence TTGGAAAAGAAGGCGCTGAATATTCCGTTGATTACAGATGCTGAGGAACTGCAAGGCATGGTGGGTGAACCGCATGAACATGTGCGTAACAAGGCAATTTCATTTGTGGATTCACATGTTCAGAACTTTATATCCATGTCACCATTGTTTTTCCTCTCAACCTCCGATCGTGATGGAAATAGCGATGTATCACCACGGGGCGATGGAGCGGGATTTGTGAAAGTCTATGATACATACCGGCTCGTCTATCCCGAACGCCCAGGCAATCGGCGTATAGACTCGTTGTTGAACATGTTATCGAACCCTGGTATTGGTATGCTCTTTTTGATTCCGGGTATGAATGAAGTGCTGCGTATAAATGGTACAGCATCCATTACCAAGGATGAGGAATTCATCGCCAGTATGGGCTGGAGTGGTAAAACCATAGGTGCGGCTGTCATTGTAGATGTGGAAGAGTGTTTTATCCATTGTCCGCGGGCATTCAAACAGGCTGGATTATGGGCCTCAGAAACATGGGTGGATGCTGAAGATTTGCCTTCAACGAGCGAGATGTTTCGAGCCCATTTGGAGATTAACGGGTTGTTATAA